In Lacrimispora indolis DSM 755, a genomic segment contains:
- a CDS encoding AI-2E family transporter translates to MEDLLKKEQIRVFLSRLLLAMLVIIFYKIVINFSDAVIWLKSFTKVLIPFFYGFVIAYLLNIPCSALERRLNRPGFGPFRKSSRGISVFIIYALFIAAVVLIINTVIPLLQKSILDFISNFNIYYNNAIMFLEHLPLEKLGLSEMVENILPPQTAWKTMLEGVGLKEVLGSLSAVLGVTSHIFSGFITIVASIYFLLETHNFKFQVKRLMNLFLRERVRKAVLRYGTIINDSFKKFIVCQLLDSLILCTITTVEFTILGSRYSVALGIILGICNIVPYFGSIFGSIGAVIIIACTSGINTGAIAALVLLVTQQLDGNVIQPKLMGNSFSLSPALIVIGITLGGAIAGIWGMILAVPVVHILKVIAGDFIAVREERAGEACAGPYKVTADPAPKVSSDGNE, encoded by the coding sequence ATGGAAGACTTACTGAAAAAAGAGCAGATAAGAGTATTTTTATCAAGACTGCTGCTTGCCATGCTGGTTATTATATTTTATAAAATTGTTATAAATTTTTCGGACGCAGTGATTTGGTTAAAATCATTTACAAAGGTGCTCATTCCCTTTTTTTATGGATTTGTCATAGCATATCTGTTAAATATTCCATGTTCCGCCCTGGAACGGCGTTTGAACAGGCCTGGATTTGGTCCCTTTAGAAAAAGTTCCAGAGGGATCAGCGTTTTTATTATTTATGCCCTGTTTATTGCTGCCGTTGTTCTGATCATAAACACGGTTATACCCCTGCTCCAGAAAAGCATATTGGATTTTATATCAAACTTCAATATTTACTATAATAATGCCATCATGTTCCTGGAGCATCTGCCGTTGGAAAAACTGGGCCTGTCGGAAATGGTGGAAAATATTCTGCCGCCCCAGACTGCCTGGAAAACTATGCTGGAGGGAGTCGGCCTGAAAGAAGTATTGGGTTCATTAAGTGCGGTTCTGGGTGTGACTTCCCATATTTTCAGCGGATTTATTACGATTGTAGCTTCCATATATTTTCTCCTGGAAACTCATAATTTTAAATTCCAGGTGAAACGGCTCATGAATTTGTTTCTTCGTGAAAGGGTCAGGAAAGCAGTTTTAAGATACGGAACCATAATCAATGACAGTTTTAAAAAATTCATTGTCTGCCAGCTTTTAGATTCTTTGATTTTATGTACCATAACTACCGTTGAATTTACCATACTTGGTTCCAGATATTCGGTAGCCCTTGGAATTATATTGGGTATCTGTAATATTGTACCTTATTTTGGCTCTATTTTTGGCTCCATTGGTGCTGTAATCATCATTGCATGCACAAGCGGAATCAATACTGGGGCAATCGCTGCCCTGGTCTTACTTGTCACCCAGCAGCTGGATGGAAATGTGATACAGCCAAAGCTTATGGGAAACTCATTTTCCTTAAGCCCGGCTTTGATTGTCATAGGAATCACTTTAGGCGGTGCAATTGCGGGGATATGGGGAATGATTTTGGCTGTGCCCGTTGTTCATATACTGAAGGTCATTGCCGGGGATTTCATAGCGGTCAGAGAAGAAAGGGCTGGTGAGGCCTGTGCAGGTCCCTATAAAGTCACTGCGGATCCTGCTCCCAAGGTCTCGTCCGATGGTAATGAATAA
- the holA gene encoding DNA polymerase III subunit delta encodes MQTLTQDIKNHSFKPVYLLYGEEAFLKNSYKNQMKAAITAGDTMNFNQFEGKGIDVREIISLGDTMPFFAEKRLILVENSGFFKSVSEEMVSYLSQLPDTTCLIFVESEVDKRSKMFKKVKELGYAAEMERQDMAQLARWAGTLLSREGKKITGHTMELLLHMTGDDMENIRMELEKLISYTLGREVITDEDVETICTVRTTNKIFDMVAAIVNRQTKKAMDLYEDLLTLKEPPMRILFLIARQFNQILQVKELMGKGMDKGGIASKLKIPPFAAGKIMPQARTFSREQILSYVNLCVEAEEAVKTGRLNDRMAVELLLTQKY; translated from the coding sequence ATGCAGACGCTGACTCAGGATATCAAAAATCACAGCTTCAAGCCGGTCTATCTTCTATATGGAGAGGAAGCATTTTTGAAGAACAGCTATAAAAATCAAATGAAGGCGGCCATTACGGCAGGCGATACCATGAACTTCAATCAGTTTGAAGGAAAGGGGATCGATGTGCGGGAGATCATCAGCCTGGGGGATACCATGCCCTTTTTTGCGGAAAAACGCCTGATTCTGGTGGAGAACAGCGGCTTTTTTAAATCAGTTTCTGAAGAAATGGTATCTTACCTGTCCCAGTTGCCGGATACCACCTGCCTGATCTTTGTGGAATCAGAGGTGGATAAGCGGAGCAAAATGTTTAAAAAGGTAAAGGAGCTGGGTTATGCAGCTGAAATGGAACGCCAGGATATGGCTCAGCTTGCCAGATGGGCGGGAACTTTGCTCTCCAGGGAAGGGAAGAAGATCACAGGTCATACCATGGAGCTGCTTCTTCACATGACCGGGGATGATATGGAAAACATCCGCATGGAACTGGAAAAGCTCATAAGCTATACTTTGGGAAGAGAGGTCATTACAGATGAGGATGTGGAAACCATCTGTACGGTTCGGACGACCAATAAGATTTTCGACATGGTGGCAGCGATCGTGAACCGGCAGACCAAAAAGGCCATGGATCTTTATGAGGACCTGCTAACCTTGAAAGAGCCCCCCATGAGGATCCTGTTTCTTATTGCCAGGCAGTTTAATCAGATTTTGCAGGTTAAGGAGCTGATGGGAAAGGGAATGGATAAGGGCGGTATTGCCTCAAAGCTTAAAATCCCCCCCTTTGCAGCAGGAAAGATCATGCCTCAGGCAAGGACCTTTTCCAGGGAACAGATTTTGTCTTATGTAAACTTGTGTGTGGAAGCGGAAGAGGCTGTGAAGACAGGAAGGCTTAATGACAGGATGGCAGTGGAATTGCTGCTGACACAAAAATATTAG
- a CDS encoding peptidoglycan-binding protein: MLLKGGDKGIQVKYLQQALKIMCCNPGSIDSDYGPGTQAAVEKFQQEWGLGVDGIVGDKTWNCLVDEIKPIQQALKDKGFYKEAITGIAKETTYGAVISFQESRGLTADGMVGNSTRARLFNDENGGDDLMLPLSTGDKGDYVLYLQHGLRIMCCSPGSIDGVYGSGTAAAVSNFQSKYGIAQTGTCDTTTWNKLKQLIIEIQKRLQNRGYNVPLIDGIATSALAEAIKQFQEANYLTADGQVGPSTYDILMSDIPDGATDALPLKLKSRGPRVLYFQYALRINCINPNGTDGVFGAGTEAGVKRYQTKAGITSDGIVGTATWEQMRKDITPIQTALGNKGYDVGFVDGIATDKVYNAVLKYQTENGLTADGMVGTATKAMLLGGTSGSGTISSTLKAGSNGSLTLYLQRLLNELGFQVALNGIFDNQTRDAAIAFQNANGLVADGVVGGGTWKKLFEMYHVNVSGKGVEKLIHVAKHELEWEFKEDNANNITPYGQWYGMNGSAWCAMFVSYCAYQAGVIGDLVPNYAWCPSGMTWYKERNRYYKRNSGYIPKRGDIIFFYNNELGRVAHTGIVIEGDDKYITTIEGNTSLDRVQKCTYNRNHSTIDGYGSNGGEAIEVPKPPTEKEIESVLLDYYREFLKVCYVVLPSDKIKLNQAVEIPVPPDSKIIVEASAESTLFDNSANNSGSIVCDISNGRAMSGQIDLKDKISISLEGFEEAQSILDIVFDINSSVEVGASVLESGLRSDTTGNWVYIAYTIKKEVQVKDGFPPIEFAFKYTYCVKIENGGGTSVFEPVFAFVEKYKWEIAKVGAGILVVIAVVIAVKAGVIAAGAGGLATLIANILSKLAQVVFA, from the coding sequence ATGCTATTAAAAGGCGGAGATAAGGGTATTCAAGTAAAATACCTTCAGCAAGCATTAAAAATCATGTGCTGCAATCCAGGTTCCATTGATTCTGATTATGGACCAGGCACACAGGCAGCAGTTGAAAAGTTTCAGCAAGAGTGGGGCCTGGGGGTTGATGGAATCGTCGGTGATAAGACGTGGAATTGCCTTGTTGATGAAATTAAGCCGATTCAGCAGGCATTAAAGGATAAAGGCTTTTATAAAGAAGCAATTACCGGTATTGCTAAGGAAACTACCTATGGCGCTGTCATTTCTTTCCAGGAAAGCCGTGGATTGACAGCCGATGGTATGGTAGGCAATTCTACCCGCGCAAGGTTATTTAATGATGAAAATGGTGGAGATGATTTGATGCTTCCACTTAGTACTGGAGATAAGGGTGATTATGTTTTATATCTACAACACGGTCTGCGTATTATGTGCTGCAGCCCAGGCAGTATTGATGGTGTGTACGGATCTGGTACTGCGGCGGCAGTATCAAATTTTCAGAGCAAATACGGCATAGCTCAAACTGGCACATGTGATACTACAACGTGGAATAAATTAAAACAGTTAATTATAGAAATACAGAAGCGTCTTCAAAACAGAGGCTATAACGTTCCCTTAATTGATGGTATTGCAACATCTGCTTTGGCAGAAGCCATTAAGCAGTTTCAGGAAGCGAATTACTTAACTGCTGATGGTCAGGTTGGTCCTTCTACCTATGATATTCTTATGAGTGATATTCCAGATGGAGCTACTGATGCTTTACCGCTTAAACTAAAATCACGGGGGCCGAGAGTTCTATATTTCCAATATGCTCTGCGGATTAATTGCATTAATCCAAACGGCACAGATGGTGTCTTTGGGGCTGGAACTGAGGCTGGTGTAAAACGTTATCAGACCAAAGCCGGCATTACTTCGGATGGAATCGTTGGTACAGCTACCTGGGAGCAGATGCGTAAAGATATTACACCAATTCAGACTGCGTTGGGGAACAAGGGATATGATGTTGGATTTGTTGACGGCATAGCAACTGATAAGGTTTATAATGCAGTACTAAAATATCAGACAGAAAATGGTTTAACTGCCGATGGTATGGTTGGGACGGCGACAAAGGCTATGCTTTTAGGGGGGACTTCAGGCAGCGGCACAATATCCTCAACATTAAAGGCTGGATCTAATGGTTCTCTGACCTTATATCTGCAGAGATTACTCAATGAATTAGGCTTTCAGGTGGCATTAAATGGAATTTTTGATAACCAAACTCGTGATGCTGCGATTGCGTTCCAGAACGCAAATGGATTGGTAGCAGATGGTGTTGTAGGTGGAGGTACATGGAAAAAACTCTTTGAAATGTACCATGTGAACGTTTCTGGCAAAGGTGTTGAAAAGCTGATTCATGTTGCAAAACATGAGTTGGAGTGGGAATTTAAAGAAGATAACGCCAATAATATCACTCCTTACGGCCAGTGGTACGGAATGAATGGAAGCGCTTGGTGTGCAATGTTCGTTTCTTATTGCGCTTATCAGGCTGGTGTTATTGGCGATTTGGTTCCAAATTATGCATGGTGTCCGTCAGGTATGACATGGTACAAAGAAAGAAACAGATATTATAAGCGTAATAGTGGATATATTCCAAAACGGGGAGATATTATTTTCTTTTACAATAACGAGCTTGGAAGAGTTGCCCATACCGGTATCGTAATTGAGGGCGATGACAAATATATTACAACAATTGAGGGAAATACAAGCTTGGATCGCGTGCAGAAGTGCACATATAACCGTAACCATTCTACAATAGACGGATATGGCAGCAATGGCGGGGAAGCGATAGAAGTCCCAAAACCACCTACAGAGAAAGAAATAGAAAGTGTACTGCTGGATTATTACAGGGAGTTTTTAAAGGTATGTTATGTCGTACTCCCGTCTGATAAGATTAAGTTAAACCAGGCAGTTGAAATTCCTGTGCCGCCTGATAGCAAGATTATTGTTGAGGCAAGTGCAGAATCTACTTTGTTTGACAATAGTGCTAATAACTCCGGTTCTATAGTATGTGATATTAGCAATGGGAGGGCAATGTCAGGGCAGATAGATCTTAAAGATAAGATTTCTATTTCCTTAGAGGGATTTGAAGAGGCCCAAAGCATCTTGGACATTGTATTTGATATAAATTCGTCTGTTGAAGTAGGTGCTTCTGTGCTTGAATCAGGACTAAGAAGTGACACTACAGGAAATTGGGTGTATATAGCATACACTATTAAAAAAGAAGTCCAGGTTAAAGATGGTTTTCCACCGATTGAATTTGCATTCAAATATACATATTGTGTAAAAATTGAAAATGGTGGAGGTACTTCTGTGTTTGAACCAGTCTTTGCATTTGTTGAAAAATATAAATGGGAAATTGCAAAAGTTGGAGCTGGAATATTGGTAGTTATTGCAGTTGTCATTGCAGTTAAGGCAGGCGTGATAGCGGCAGGAGCAGGAGGATTAGCCACGCTTATTGCAAATATTTTAAGTAAACTTGCTCAAGTTGTCTTTGCTTAA
- a CDS encoding phage tail assembly chaperone, with amino-acid sequence MGDLSCFLSQNAVKAEHEKYVASKRFLGPDKKPVEWEIKAISSKEDEALRKESTKRVSVTGKKGQYTQETDYNLYLGKLAAECTVYPNLNDKELQDSYHVMGADGLLKAMLTAGEYAGYLERIQQVNGFDITLEEQVEEAKN; translated from the coding sequence ATGGGAGATTTAAGTTGTTTTTTGAGCCAGAACGCAGTTAAGGCAGAGCATGAAAAATATGTTGCCTCCAAACGCTTTTTAGGTCCGGACAAAAAACCGGTGGAATGGGAGATTAAAGCAATTTCCTCTAAGGAGGATGAAGCTCTGAGAAAAGAGAGCACAAAGCGGGTTTCAGTGACCGGAAAAAAGGGACAGTATACCCAGGAGACGGATTATAACCTTTATCTTGGAAAGCTGGCGGCAGAATGCACGGTTTACCCTAACTTAAATGATAAGGAACTGCAGGATTCCTATCACGTTATGGGGGCAGACGGGCTTTTAAAGGCCATGCTGACTGCAGGGGAATATGCAGGTTATCTGGAACGCATTCAGCAGGTAAATGGTTTTGATATCACTCTGGAAGAGCAGGTGGAAGAGGCAAAAAACTGA
- a CDS encoding helix-turn-helix domain-containing protein translates to MEIGQIIKRRREELGLSQEELAIKAGYKSRSSINKIEVDGRGLPQSKIIAIANALKTTPAYLMGWESDTASAFNYVSGCFGKYAGEMLENFHHLNEKGQKEALKRVREMVHIPEYSKEQNIAKILNGNNRAYLEPVAAHERTDIKVTEEMKQHDDAFFDE, encoded by the coding sequence TTGGAAATAGGACAGATCATTAAACGAAGACGGGAAGAACTTGGACTCTCCCAGGAAGAACTGGCAATAAAAGCAGGCTACAAATCCCGGTCTTCCATCAACAAGATCGAAGTAGACGGGAGGGGGCTTCCCCAGTCAAAGATTATAGCCATTGCCAATGCCTTAAAGACGACGCCGGCCTATCTCATGGGCTGGGAGAGTGATACTGCTTCCGCATTTAACTACGTAAGCGGCTGTTTTGGGAAATATGCAGGAGAAATGCTTGAGAATTTTCACCATTTAAATGAAAAGGGACAGAAGGAAGCCTTAAAACGCGTCAGAGAGATGGTCCATATCCCTGAATACAGCAAGGAACAAAACATTGCAAAAATTTTAAATGGAAATAACAGGGCTTACTTAGAACCGGTAGCAGCTCATGAAAGAACTGACATCAAGGTGACCGAAGAAATGAAACAGCATGATGATGCCTTTTTTGATGAATAA
- a CDS encoding ImmA/IrrE family metallo-endopeptidase: MIYLNYESLLEEADSHGIIIKERPLIANDGRIRGTQILIRQDMTDCQKACVLAEELGHYHTTTGDILDQSDVSNQKQERTARLWAYNKMITLERLVAAKEAGCRNGYEIAEHLNVTEEFLQEALQCYQAKYGKGLQKDNYLILFEPFNIYKLV; encoded by the coding sequence GTGATTTATTTGAACTATGAATCTTTATTAGAAGAAGCGGATTCCCACGGAATCATCATAAAAGAACGGCCGCTCATAGCTAACGACGGCAGGATCAGAGGCACCCAGATCCTGATCCGCCAGGATATGACGGACTGCCAGAAGGCCTGTGTCCTGGCTGAAGAGCTGGGACACTACCATACCACTACCGGAGACATTCTGGACCAGTCTGATGTATCAAACCAGAAGCAGGAACGCACCGCCCGTTTATGGGCCTACAACAAAATGATAACCTTAGAAAGGCTGGTGGCAGCCAAGGAAGCGGGATGCCGAAATGGATATGAAATTGCGGAACACTTAAATGTGACGGAAGAGTTTTTACAGGAGGCCCTTCAATGCTATCAGGCAAAATACGGAAAAGGATTACAAAAAGACAATTACTTAATCCTCTTTGAACCTTTCAATATTTACAAGCTAGTGTGA
- a CDS encoding YcxB family protein has product MGSYYVINGSINKKALNSLKKYLYPPKFTFFLNMAIFLSGMLAFLFFLLRSSLITSIFFVGALFLYIEKIILREILIKKELNNILKPGQSDFNYKLHFYNNYLTISKETEGSGFNMDYSNISRIVETKKYIALFTRENMCFPINKIFLNENHKYEWLDYVVERNNKIKLYNIQ; this is encoded by the coding sequence ATGGGATCTTATTATGTGATAAATGGATCTATAAATAAAAAGGCACTAAACAGCTTAAAAAAATATTTATATCCGCCAAAATTTACGTTTTTTTTGAATATGGCGATATTTTTATCTGGAATGCTGGCATTTCTCTTTTTCCTACTCAGAAGTTCTTTAATCACGAGTATCTTTTTTGTAGGTGCATTGTTTCTATATATTGAAAAAATCATCCTCAGGGAAATACTTATAAAAAAAGAACTCAACAATATATTAAAACCAGGGCAAAGTGATTTTAATTATAAATTGCATTTTTACAATAACTACCTGACAATATCGAAAGAAACAGAAGGATCTGGATTTAATATGGATTATTCAAATATCAGCAGAATTGTTGAAACAAAAAAATATATTGCTTTATTCACTCGTGAGAACATGTGTTTTCCTATTAACAAAATTTTTCTTAATGAAAATCATAAATATGAATGGCTGGATTATGTGGTAGAAAGGAATAATAAAATCAAATTATACAATATACAGTGA
- a CDS encoding YcxB family protein, producing MEYSIEAVGISNKDSLMEIRKYLLPCFIRPLTAIVCVTFMCQSVYEILHASPFISFFFLLLALSAYIIYLYSLISIVNRYIQMMKGYLHTENIVYQLSFREDDLCITIAAMNISVHVPYSDFIKIVETKNFYFIATKAGTPVIITKESLINITKEDWLKFLKKKCISAKKIKFEK from the coding sequence ATGGAATATTCAATTGAGGCAGTAGGGATCTCAAATAAAGATTCTTTGATGGAAATAAGAAAATATCTGCTTCCTTGCTTTATTCGCCCTTTAACCGCAATAGTATGTGTTACTTTTATGTGTCAATCTGTGTATGAAATCCTCCATGCTTCGCCATTTATATCGTTTTTCTTTCTTCTTTTAGCTTTATCCGCTTATATAATATATCTCTACAGTTTGATTTCTATTGTTAATCGGTATATACAAATGATGAAAGGATATTTGCATACGGAAAATATTGTATACCAGCTTAGCTTTCGTGAAGACGACCTTTGCATAACGATTGCCGCCATGAATATATCTGTTCATGTCCCATATTCAGATTTTATCAAAATAGTTGAAACAAAAAACTTTTATTTCATTGCAACCAAGGCAGGAACCCCAGTGATCATAACAAAAGAATCGTTAATTAATATAACCAAAGAGGACTGGTTGAAATTTTTAAAAAAGAAATGTATCAGTGCTAAAAAGATAAAATTTGAGAAATAA
- a CDS encoding phage tail sheath subtilisin-like domain-containing protein, with protein sequence MLGGGNFTIQNKVFPGAYINFVSTASAGAAMGSRGVAAIPMVLEWGPEKEVFEVTAEDFRKRCKEIFGYAMNDAAMLPVRELFRNMTKGIFYRLNAGVHGANDYGTAKYSGIRGNSLMTIISKNVDDPSKFDVKTLLAGREIDCQTITEAGELKDNSYVIFKKESALAETAGLPFTGGTNGADVTGEDYAEFLEKMENAFFQILCCPSADDNVKALFTAFTKRMRDEAGVKFQTVLHQYSKADYEGVISVENEAEESAVGLVYWAAGAEAACAVNKTIENKVYDGEYTVKTSYTQAQLADAIKAGKLMLHKVGSEIRVLTDSNTLVTYTEEKGEDFSNNQTVRVLDQIGNDIASLFHTRYLGKISNDDAGRVSLWNDIVTYGKQLAVLGAIEAVNSEEVTVEKGQDKRSVVVNLPVKPINSMSILYMTVVVS encoded by the coding sequence ATGTTAGGTGGAGGAAATTTTACAATTCAAAATAAGGTATTTCCTGGTGCATATATCAATTTTGTCAGTACCGCTTCAGCTGGTGCCGCCATGGGAAGCAGGGGAGTGGCGGCAATCCCTATGGTTCTTGAATGGGGACCGGAGAAGGAAGTGTTTGAGGTTACCGCAGAGGATTTTCGAAAAAGGTGTAAAGAAATTTTTGGCTATGCAATGAACGATGCAGCGATGCTTCCAGTAAGAGAGCTTTTCAGAAATATGACAAAAGGTATTTTCTACCGCTTGAATGCAGGGGTACATGGGGCCAATGATTACGGCACGGCAAAGTACTCAGGTATTCGTGGAAACAGCCTGATGACAATTATTTCTAAAAACGTGGATGATCCTTCCAAATTTGATGTAAAAACACTGCTTGCCGGAAGAGAAATTGATTGCCAGACGATCACAGAAGCAGGAGAACTGAAGGATAACAGCTATGTGATATTTAAAAAGGAGTCTGCTCTGGCAGAGACGGCAGGGCTTCCGTTTACAGGAGGCACCAATGGCGCTGATGTGACAGGAGAGGACTACGCAGAATTCCTGGAAAAGATGGAAAATGCCTTCTTCCAGATTCTTTGCTGCCCTTCCGCAGACGATAATGTGAAGGCTTTGTTTACAGCATTTACAAAACGCATGAGGGATGAGGCCGGCGTTAAGTTCCAGACAGTATTACACCAGTATTCCAAGGCTGATTACGAGGGAGTCATTTCCGTGGAGAATGAAGCAGAGGAATCAGCTGTAGGGCTTGTTTATTGGGCTGCCGGTGCAGAAGCGGCTTGTGCTGTCAACAAGACCATTGAAAATAAGGTTTATGACGGCGAGTATACAGTTAAGACTTCCTATACTCAGGCCCAGCTTGCTGATGCCATAAAAGCGGGCAAGCTCATGCTTCACAAGGTAGGAAGTGAAATACGGGTTCTGACTGACAGTAACACATTGGTTACTTATACGGAGGAAAAGGGAGAAGATTTCTCTAACAACCAGACGGTACGTGTTCTGGATCAGATTGGAAATGATATTGCATCTCTTTTCCATACACGTTATCTGGGCAAAATCTCAAACGATGATGCTGGGCGGGTAAGTCTTTGGAATGACATTGTTACATATGGAAAGCAGCTGGCGGTGTTAGGGGCCATTGAAGCAGTGAATTCAGAAGAAGTAACCGTGGAAAAGGGACAGGACAAGCGGTCTGTCGTCGTAAATTTACCAGTGAAACCGATTAATTCCATGAGCATTTTATACATGACAGTAGTTGTTTCATAA
- a CDS encoding phage tail tube protein, which produces MSNITMDAWDAISATKAECFITIENERYNFMQALNLEAKIEKVKSEIPILGRAMKGNKTVGMKGSGSATFHYNTSIFRDILYKFQQTGKDIYFDIQVTNEDPASRVGRQTVILKDCNLNGGIITKFDATGEYLEDEFEFTFESWEMPERFSNLAGMQ; this is translated from the coding sequence ATGAGCAATATTACAATGGACGCGTGGGACGCGATCAGCGCCACAAAAGCAGAGTGTTTTATCACAATTGAAAATGAGCGGTACAATTTTATGCAGGCACTGAATCTGGAGGCAAAGATTGAAAAGGTGAAATCAGAGATCCCGATTCTGGGACGGGCCATGAAGGGAAATAAGACCGTGGGAATGAAGGGAAGCGGATCTGCTACTTTTCATTACAATACAAGCATTTTCCGGGATATTTTATACAAGTTCCAGCAGACTGGAAAAGATATTTATTTTGATATTCAGGTAACCAATGAGGATCCTGCTTCCAGGGTCGGCCGTCAGACTGTGATTTTAAAAGATTGCAACTTAAATGGAGGCATTATCACCAAATTTGACGCAACAGGGGAATATCTGGAAGATGAGTTTGAATTCACATTTGAAAGCTGGGAAATGCCGGAAAGATTCAGCAACCTTGCGGGAATGCAGTAA
- a CDS encoding phage tail terminator family protein, protein MYNEIMEGVLKRLRELFPETRIGTIPLGEGIAEPYFEVGFLETSEKPVNGQRYFCSVSVYVKYYCQDPEQRLKDRNLVLEILMDKLEYITLEDGSLIRGSSRKGKYEEAALNFLVDYQVYILKARESQESMEDIKIK, encoded by the coding sequence ATGTATAACGAAATCATGGAGGGAGTCCTGAAAAGGCTAAGAGAGCTTTTTCCGGAGACCAGGATCGGTACAATTCCCTTGGGGGAGGGAATTGCTGAACCATATTTTGAGGTCGGGTTCCTGGAAACATCAGAAAAACCTGTAAACGGTCAGCGTTATTTCTGCAGCGTGAGCGTGTATGTGAAATATTACTGTCAGGATCCAGAACAGCGGCTAAAGGACAGGAATCTTGTTCTGGAAATTCTGATGGACAAGCTGGAATACATTACTCTGGAAGATGGCTCCTTAATAAGAGGCAGCAGCAGAAAGGGAAAATATGAGGAGGCTGCTTTAAATTTCCTGGTTGATTATCAGGTCTATATTTTAAAAGCCAGAGAATCGCAGGAATCCATGGAAGATATAAAAATAAAGTGA
- a CDS encoding DUF6774 domain-containing protein → MQSCELVMLVSSLACCIAEGRSSDELALLSTIFSQLGDTLGTISAHQDLCCECDDEKDTSECK, encoded by the coding sequence ATGCAATCCTGTGAACTTGTAATGCTTGTATCTTCCCTGGCTTGCTGCATCGCAGAAGGCCGGTCTTCCGATGAACTTGCTTTATTAAGCACAATATTCTCACAGCTTGGTGACACACTGGGTACCATATCAGCCCATCAGGATCTCTGCTGTGAATGCGATGATGAAAAAGACACCAGCGAATGTAAATGA